A single genomic interval of Acidovorax sp. 1608163 harbors:
- a CDS encoding cation acetate symporter, whose translation MKTQNFAATAAALAALAFVPLAHAAGGDVGEAAKQSTNWTAIIMFGLFVAGTLWITKWAAAKTRSAADFYTGGGGITGFQNGLAIAGDYMSAASFLGISAAVMASGYDGLIYSIGFLVGWPVITFLMAERLRNLGKFTFADVAGYRFQQTPIRAFAASGTLVVVAFYLIAQMVGAGQLIKLLFGLDYWIAVVLVGGLMMVYVLFGGMTATTWVQIIKACLLLAGVTFMAFMVMAQFGFSPEALFTKGVAVKTAIATNSGKPAEEAAKIGLAIMGPGGFIKDPISAISFGMALMFGTAGLPHILMRFFTVPDAKEARKSVFWATTWIGYFYVLIFIIGFGAITLVLTNPEFADTVTGVIKGGAGTANMAAVLVAKSVGGDVFYGFISAVAFATILAVVAGLTLSGASAVSHDLYATVFKKGKADSAAELRVSRITTLALGLVAVVLGIVFEKQNIAFMVSLAFAIAASANFPVLFMSVLWKDCTTKGAVIGGFMGLVSSVGLTVVSPSVWEAVLGNPKGSALFPYTSPALFSMAIGFAGIWIFSLLDRSANAQRERAAFPAQQVRSETGLGASGASGH comes from the coding sequence ATGAAAACGCAAAACTTCGCTGCCACTGCGGCAGCCCTCGCCGCGCTGGCCTTCGTCCCTCTGGCCCATGCAGCCGGTGGAGATGTGGGTGAAGCGGCCAAGCAGTCCACCAACTGGACCGCCATCATCATGTTCGGTCTGTTCGTGGCGGGCACGCTCTGGATTACCAAATGGGCCGCAGCCAAAACCCGCTCAGCAGCTGACTTCTATACCGGCGGCGGCGGCATCACCGGCTTCCAAAATGGCCTGGCCATTGCAGGCGACTACATGTCGGCCGCATCGTTCCTGGGCATCTCTGCGGCGGTGATGGCGTCGGGCTACGACGGCCTGATCTACTCGATTGGCTTTCTGGTGGGCTGGCCCGTCATCACCTTCCTGATGGCCGAGCGACTGCGCAACTTGGGCAAGTTCACCTTTGCCGACGTAGCGGGCTATCGCTTTCAGCAAACCCCCATCCGTGCGTTTGCCGCCAGCGGCACGCTGGTGGTGGTGGCGTTTTACCTGATCGCCCAGATGGTGGGCGCAGGCCAGCTGATCAAGCTGCTGTTTGGCCTGGACTACTGGATCGCCGTGGTGCTGGTCGGTGGACTGATGATGGTGTATGTGCTCTTTGGCGGCATGACAGCCACCACCTGGGTGCAGATCATCAAGGCTTGCCTGCTGCTGGCCGGGGTGACCTTCATGGCCTTCATGGTCATGGCACAGTTTGGCTTCAGTCCCGAAGCGCTGTTTACCAAGGGCGTTGCGGTGAAGACCGCGATTGCCACCAACTCTGGCAAGCCTGCCGAAGAAGCTGCCAAGATCGGCCTGGCGATCATGGGCCCCGGTGGCTTTATCAAAGACCCCATCTCCGCGATCAGCTTCGGCATGGCACTGATGTTCGGCACGGCCGGCCTGCCCCACATTCTGATGCGCTTCTTTACGGTGCCTGATGCGAAGGAAGCCCGCAAGAGCGTATTCTGGGCCACCACCTGGATCGGCTACTTCTATGTGCTGATCTTCATCATCGGCTTCGGCGCCATCACACTGGTGCTCACCAACCCTGAGTTTGCCGACACCGTCACGGGCGTCATCAAAGGCGGCGCAGGCACCGCCAACATGGCCGCCGTGCTGGTGGCCAAGTCGGTGGGTGGCGACGTTTTCTACGGCTTCATCTCTGCCGTGGCCTTTGCCACCATCCTGGCGGTGGTGGCAGGGTTGACGCTGTCGGGCGCCTCTGCGGTGTCGCACGACCTGTACGCCACGGTGTTCAAGAAAGGCAAGGCCGATAGCGCCGCCGAACTGCGCGTATCCCGCATCACCACACTGGCGCTGGGCCTTGTGGCCGTGGTGCTGGGCATCGTGTTCGAAAAGCAGAACATCGCGTTCATGGTGTCTTTGGCCTTTGCCATTGCCGCATCGGCCAACTTCCCGGTGCTCTTCATGAGCGTGCTGTGGAAGGACTGCACGACCAAGGGCGCTGTGATCGGTGGCTTCATGGGGCTGGTCTCCTCCGTGGGCCTCACGGTGGTGTCACCCTCTGTGTGGGAAGCGGTGCTGGGCAACCCCAAAGGCAGCGCACTGTTCCCCTACACCTCGCCCGCCTTGTTCTCCATGGCCATTGGTTTCGCGGGCATCTGGATCTTCTCGCTGCTTGACCGCAGCGCGAACGCCCAGCGCGAACGAGCCGCCTTCCCTGCGCAGCAAGTGCGCTCGGAAACCGGGCTGGGCGCCTCCGGCGCATCGGGCCACTGA
- a CDS encoding DUF485 domain-containing protein, with product MTDPVAERIQSHPKYLELKRERNRFGWLLTALMLFVYYGYIALIAFNKPFLAQPIGNGVTTLGVPLGFGIIVFTIVITGIYVRRANGRYDALTQAILKDAAR from the coding sequence ATGACCGACCCCGTGGCAGAAAGAATTCAGAGCCACCCGAAGTACCTGGAGCTCAAGCGCGAGCGCAACCGTTTTGGCTGGCTGCTTACCGCATTGATGCTTTTCGTTTATTACGGGTACATCGCACTGATCGCCTTCAACAAGCCCTTCCTCGCGCAGCCCATCGGTAACGGTGTTACCACGCTGGGGGTCCCACTGGGCTTTGGCATCATCGTGTTCACCATCGTCATCACCGGCATCTACGTGCGCCGCGCCAATGGGCGCTATGACGCATTGACCCAAGCCATCCTCAAGGACGCCGCACGATGA